One genomic segment of Sanyastnella coralliicola includes these proteins:
- a CDS encoding tetratricopeptide repeat protein, producing the protein MKLQLAAILSASALFFSACNDPAEDQSSDQTAQEVETVAIDTVQARLDSLNQRIIADPGNADNYLERAHLYAEKGDVNRTLEDFSNALDADSTRDDIFFARGEYHYGRTDFELAVADYQACVDLSPENTECLLKLGEMQIHLQNYPKALEEINKALTVNEFLPFGYYMKGRIYKETGDTTLAASSYQTAIEVDPEYYDAYIEIGLLYASAKSDLAIEYYRTATEIKPQSIEAKYNLAYYLQSSGDRDANRYTQAFKQYREILEIDPEFVPAYYNQGYIHLEYFQHYDSAITFFDQAADIYPAYYQAYYNRGLCYESLGNKEEALADYNRALSMQPDYTPAALAKGRVLGE; encoded by the coding sequence ATGAAACTCCAGTTAGCTGCTATTCTTTCGGCTTCGGCCCTGTTCTTCTCTGCTTGTAACGACCCTGCAGAGGATCAATCAAGTGATCAAACTGCCCAAGAGGTAGAGACCGTCGCTATCGATACAGTGCAAGCCCGACTAGACTCCTTGAACCAACGTATCATTGCTGACCCGGGAAATGCTGACAACTACCTTGAACGTGCCCACCTTTATGCGGAAAAAGGAGACGTCAACCGCACGCTCGAAGACTTCTCCAACGCGCTCGATGCAGACAGCACACGAGATGATATCTTCTTCGCCAGAGGTGAATATCACTACGGAAGAACCGATTTTGAATTAGCTGTTGCTGACTATCAAGCTTGTGTTGACCTTTCTCCTGAAAACACGGAGTGTTTATTGAAACTTGGTGAGATGCAGATTCACCTACAGAACTACCCGAAAGCCCTAGAGGAAATCAACAAAGCCTTAACTGTAAATGAATTCCTTCCCTTCGGATACTATATGAAAGGAAGAATCTACAAGGAAACAGGAGACACAACGCTTGCAGCATCTAGTTACCAAACGGCCATTGAGGTTGACCCAGAATACTACGACGCTTACATCGAAATTGGGCTCTTGTATGCATCGGCAAAAAGCGACCTAGCCATTGAATACTACCGCACGGCCACCGAAATCAAGCCTCAGAGTATTGAAGCTAAGTACAACTTGGCGTACTACCTGCAATCCAGCGGTGATCGTGATGCTAACCGCTATACACAGGCATTCAAGCAGTACAGGGAAATCTTAGAAATTGATCCAGAATTTGTCCCGGCATACTACAACCAGGGATATATTCACTTGGAATACTTCCAGCACTACGACAGTGCCATTACTTTCTTCGATCAAGCGGCAGATATCTATCCAGCCTACTATCAAGCGTACTATAACCGAGGATTGTGCTATGAAAGTCTAGGCAACAAAGAAGAGGCCTTGGCAGATTACAACCGTGCACTCAGCATGCAGCCAGACTATACTCCAGCTGCCCTTGCCAAAGGACGCGTACTAGGAGAATAA
- the recA gene encoding recombinase RecA produces MATLAQNLTRMATEVNKEKMKALQLTLDKLEKTYGKGTVMKLGDDAIEQLDFIPSGSLTLDLALGIGGYPQGRIIEIYGPESSGKTTLAIHAIAESQRNGGICAIVDAEHAFDKFYAENLGVDTENLLISQPDNGEQALEIADNLIRSGAIDLLVIDSVAALTPRAEIEGEMADSQVGLQARLMSKALRKLTSTISKTGCCCIFINQLREKIGVMFGNPETTTGGNALKFYSSVRIDIRRSSQIKDGDRVIGNRTKVKIVKNKVAPPFQRAEFDIMYGTGISKTGEIIDLGVDMNVIKKSGSWFSYGETKLGQGRDAVKQLLNDNPELMEELEEKIKAELTK; encoded by the coding sequence ATGGCTACATTAGCTCAAAATCTAACGCGCATGGCAACAGAAGTGAATAAAGAAAAGATGAAGGCGCTTCAGCTGACTCTAGACAAGCTGGAGAAGACCTACGGAAAAGGTACGGTAATGAAGCTGGGCGATGATGCCATCGAACAACTTGATTTCATTCCTTCAGGGTCATTGACCCTTGATCTTGCTCTAGGAATAGGTGGATACCCACAAGGACGAATCATTGAGATCTACGGTCCGGAATCTTCTGGTAAGACGACTCTTGCTATTCACGCTATCGCGGAATCGCAGCGCAACGGAGGAATCTGTGCTATCGTCGATGCCGAGCACGCATTTGATAAGTTCTATGCTGAAAACCTAGGTGTTGATACTGAGAACCTTTTGATCTCTCAGCCAGACAACGGAGAACAAGCACTGGAAATCGCAGATAACTTGATCCGTTCAGGTGCAATTGATCTTTTGGTGATTGACTCTGTTGCAGCACTGACACCTCGCGCAGAGATCGAAGGAGAAATGGCTGATAGCCAAGTGGGTCTTCAGGCGCGCTTGATGTCTAAAGCCCTTCGTAAACTGACATCTACGATTAGCAAGACAGGATGCTGCTGTATCTTCATCAACCAGCTTCGTGAGAAGATTGGAGTGATGTTCGGAAACCCTGAAACCACAACGGGTGGTAACGCACTGAAGTTCTACTCTTCTGTACGTATTGACATTCGTCGTTCTTCACAAATCAAAGACGGAGACCGAGTTATTGGTAACCGTACAAAAGTGAAAATCGTGAAGAACAAGGTGGCTCCTCCATTCCAACGTGCTGAATTCGACATCATGTACGGAACAGGAATCTCAAAAACTGGAGAAATCATCGACCTTGGTGTAGATATGAACGTGATCAAGAAGAGCGGTTCTTGGTTCTCTTACGGAGAAACAAAACTCGGTCAAGGTCGCGACGCAGTGAAGCAACTATTGAACGATAACCCTGAGCTTATGGAAGAGCTTGAGGAAAAGATCAAGGCTGAACTGACTAAATAA
- the bcp gene encoding thioredoxin-dependent thiol peroxidase, translated as MTTLQKGDKAPDFSGIIQDGSEIKSSDYSGKKLVVYFYPRDMTPTCTTQACNIRDNFDVLKGHGIEIIGVNDDPAKKHQKFIDKHELPFPLIADEERSVLQAFGVWGPKKFMGKEFDGTHRTTFLIDEEGTIVDVIKKVKAKEHTDQILNGFGL; from the coding sequence ATGACAACCCTACAAAAAGGCGATAAAGCCCCTGACTTTTCAGGAATCATCCAAGACGGAAGCGAGATCAAATCATCAGACTACAGCGGGAAGAAACTCGTGGTATATTTCTACCCTAGAGACATGACTCCAACTTGTACTACTCAAGCCTGTAACATCCGCGACAACTTCGACGTGCTGAAAGGACATGGTATTGAGATCATTGGAGTGAATGATGACCCTGCGAAAAAGCACCAGAAGTTCATAGACAAGCACGAGTTGCCATTTCCTCTAATCGCAGATGAGGAACGTTCAGTACTACAAGCCTTTGGTGTATGGGGACCTAAGAAGTTCATGGGTAAAGAGTTTGACGGTACGCACCGCACTACTTTTTTGATCGACGAAGAAGGAACCATTGTGGATGTGATTAAGAAGGTAAAAGCCAAGGAACATACCGATCAGATCTTGAACGGATTCGGCCTCTAA
- a CDS encoding HYR-like domain-containing protein — protein MRHTTLVVNGNTRNNRAYRFSRVFFAMVLALAFAGINANAQTPEPGTEAYASAKDAGLVEQISLALDYDGESPNVQHYLDAAAARGAGCFIPHDPMTWTNFPGNDDGSEGPIALPFSFDLYGSAYSSIYLNNNGNLTFGNSLSSFTPDGFPISTPMIAPFWGDVDTRNGRGEVWYYVTDHALYVNWVEVGVFSANNPDLEDLRNTFQVIITDGTDAVLEPGNNIAFHYEIMDWTTGDASLGELGFGGAPATVGVNAGNNVDFIQIGRFGTDTNDYDGPDGEIDGVNWLEFQCFQFNVSSGANFPPIAQNLPVGNEINICNDESATLDLGFIGPEGDQTVTVAVSSGDPYTLNSNDAGNPAEVSVTFEGLAPGSYSYDFIATDNGDPVGETTVTITVNVEDCTGGCEPNLMIACPEDMTVECGSDLDPMSLGMPMVDTDDCYAGSIDVTYMDDVISNNGCEQMIARTWMASAGDETDMCTQMITVIDTEAPVLNMPPLYYSLEWSVYEGNFIEDFLNGQITLEDLETLSPLFNEQLEAQGYFYPTASDACDDDVTPYYIQSVLGPEELECPLVAEVIWSFYAQDDCGNVTGPFDVVCEFFDTTPPEFVDFPEDVLVECIEDVPAPEVVDAEDACADVVLVDIFTSETGFPTDSCVASTAFGPGDDWALWLPVLETEGLSPTDDFVPVGDLTFVKYNDGTARLTGSVVNDENPAQGWDIDLHFENQATWAEWEAMGRSYKDDLGLAAAGGNLWTTWDYYELVNGFSTLTGTGDFAGDVLYLDHMPSSYYFGFQCGEAANNRNSNFGMSGWFTYSGFIGGEAVEGHGDVNVDKECVPTQGQECVNDDEFTYYYRAEDSCGNVAFESYTVTVNDTTAPEFTVVPEDITVECDEVPVPVFEGVEAIDNCECGVESIVYIGETLVDGGNDCLYQLQREWAAFDCCGNRADYVQTITVEDTTAPEVTYVPADVTYECDEEVLVELAEGVDNCQDVEVTYEDSIEEGDCPQEYTITRTFYLSDGCDNVSTATQTISVVDTTAPVFGDYEVSVSVECTEVDEVEGPDATDNCGEVTITYEDQLQSGGCLGVIVRTYTAVDECGNEVTTEQYITILDTTPPVIENPADMTVECDEVPAAPGADGIEIYDNCGEEVEVTFTEEIIDGLCEDSYTIVWTWTATDYCENMSEASTTITVQDTTNPVFVEVPEDVTYECDEEVPACSSDDVVAEDNCDNDVVVECEDQIIDGDCPQEYTIQRIYRAFDNCGNQAIYVQNISVVDTTAPMFPELAELTYECDEEIPVILPDATDNCGVVTVTYEDSTVDGECPQEYTITRTYTAEDECGNTSSASQTINVVDTTAPVFDEYSVEVEAPCDNVDVAILTATDNCGEVTVTYEDTPVSGGCAGTIIRDYVAVDECGNEATAQQIISLVDEVAPVFVEVPADMTYECDQEVPACSSDDVAVEDNCTEVEVSCADVTIDGDCPQEYTIERTYTAEDNCGNISTYTQTITVVDTTAPEFTEVPADAMYECDEEIPAINAEAEDNCGDVTVTWEDSIADGDCPQEYTITRTFTAMDECGNSSTETQTITVVDTTAPEFTMVPADATYECDEEVLVMMAEASDNCGEVTVTYEDSTVEGECPQEYTITRTFTAEDECGNSSTATQTINVFDTTAPVFDEYPVEVEAPCDNVDVAILTATDNCGEVTVTYEDTPVSGGCAGTIIRDYVAVDECGNESTAQQIISLVDEVAPVFVEVPADMTYECDQEVPACSSDDVAVEDNCTEVEVSCADVTIDGDCPQEYTIERTYTAEDNCGNISTYTQTITVVDTTAPEFTDVPADATYECDEEIPAINAEAEDNCGDVTVTWEDSIADGDCPQEYTITRTFTAMDDCGNSSTETQTITVVDTTAPEFTAVGEDVTIECDEELPAPFAEATDNCGEVTIEVSPEIIDGDCPQEYTMIRTYTAMDDCGNSTTATQTITVIDTTAPVFDEYPIQVDVPCDEVDVMTITATDNCGEVTITYTEFMISGGCAGSMIRDYVAVDECGNEAYAQQIISLVDEVAPEAENVPADATFECDEEIILGEPTFTDNCDDDLEITYNEVTEDLDCFYQIIRTWTAIDHCDNETTVSQVITVTDTTAPSIEAGDDMTIECTAIIPDPSFEVSDNCDEDVMVDITSEMFDGDCPQEYTMVRTYTATDDCGNVSVDTQTITVVDTTAPVFIAVAEDVTVECDEELPAPFASAEDNCGEVTIEVSPEIIDGECGNEYTMVRTYTATDECGNASTATQTITVVDTTAPEFTNVPSSMTVECLSDVPDMMTLAATDNCGDAEVVCNEVSDLDDCGNGVIIRTCTATDACGNTTQVSYSITINDTTAPTLNDLPEENLVIDCEDDVPAPADVTATDNCDNDLEVIFTEEIIGDLPAEGSSADCVATTPEAYFEGETCGGTDPWSLVLFNFGGEEAALYSTIEANWVEYPDGTATLTGSVFCNDNPDAGWEINVAFENGMPWTEWSTQGFPTGYKDDCDIAGDNFLDWMYYIMSEGATLTGWGDYEGATLNLDHAPSNLYYGYQVGVAANNVNDNYGSGGWFTYSGEFNGEEVYGSGDFAFDHDCCPQYSVERTWCVTDCSGNETCFTQMISFDDLSDDNPLVDLDFEEMAAERGDFEIVRLSPNPAESYARVEVMAYKGTPVRIELVDLNGKVVDVIFEGDLSRGQTFRTIVNTNNLYNGVYTVRAYSQMHADVTKLVIQK, from the coding sequence ATGAGACACACTACGCTTGTGGTAAACGGAAATACCCGAAACAACAGGGCTTACCGTTTCTCGCGTGTGTTTTTCGCAATGGTTCTGGCACTGGCATTCGCCGGGATCAATGCAAACGCACAAACTCCTGAACCCGGTACCGAGGCTTATGCTTCTGCAAAAGATGCAGGTCTGGTGGAGCAAATTTCACTTGCTCTAGACTATGACGGGGAATCTCCAAACGTTCAACACTACCTCGATGCAGCTGCTGCTCGCGGTGCTGGATGTTTTATTCCTCACGATCCAATGACATGGACAAACTTCCCAGGAAATGATGATGGTTCTGAAGGGCCAATCGCACTTCCTTTCTCGTTTGACCTATACGGTAGTGCATACAGCAGCATTTACCTCAATAACAACGGAAACCTGACCTTCGGCAATAGCCTTTCGTCATTTACACCAGATGGTTTCCCTATTTCAACGCCAATGATCGCTCCGTTCTGGGGAGACGTTGATACACGAAATGGAAGAGGTGAAGTTTGGTACTATGTGACTGACCATGCATTGTATGTGAACTGGGTAGAAGTAGGAGTGTTCTCAGCGAACAACCCTGACCTGGAAGATCTTCGCAATACTTTCCAAGTGATCATTACTGATGGTACAGACGCAGTTCTTGAACCAGGAAACAACATTGCCTTTCATTATGAAATCATGGATTGGACAACCGGAGACGCTTCTCTCGGTGAACTTGGTTTCGGTGGTGCACCTGCAACTGTTGGTGTAAACGCTGGAAACAATGTAGACTTCATTCAGATTGGACGTTTCGGAACAGATACCAATGACTATGACGGTCCTGACGGTGAAATTGACGGAGTAAACTGGCTAGAGTTCCAGTGTTTCCAGTTCAACGTTTCAAGTGGAGCGAACTTCCCTCCAATTGCACAGAACCTTCCAGTAGGAAACGAAATCAACATTTGTAATGATGAAAGTGCTACGCTTGACTTAGGTTTCATCGGGCCAGAAGGCGATCAAACGGTAACAGTTGCTGTTTCTTCTGGAGATCCTTACACCTTGAATTCGAACGATGCTGGAAACCCAGCAGAAGTTTCTGTGACATTCGAAGGGCTTGCACCAGGATCTTACTCATATGATTTCATCGCAACAGATAACGGAGATCCAGTAGGAGAAACAACCGTGACAATTACTGTCAACGTTGAAGATTGTACAGGAGGATGCGAACCGAACTTGATGATCGCTTGTCCTGAAGACATGACAGTGGAGTGTGGTAGTGACCTTGACCCAATGTCTCTCGGAATGCCAATGGTTGATACTGACGATTGTTACGCAGGCTCAATTGATGTCACTTACATGGACGATGTCATTTCTAACAACGGTTGCGAACAAATGATCGCCCGAACGTGGATGGCTTCAGCAGGTGATGAGACTGACATGTGTACTCAGATGATCACCGTGATTGATACAGAAGCACCGGTACTCAACATGCCTCCACTATACTACTCTCTTGAGTGGAGCGTATATGAAGGGAACTTCATCGAAGACTTCCTAAACGGACAAATCACACTCGAAGATCTTGAGACACTTAGTCCATTGTTCAACGAGCAACTTGAAGCCCAAGGGTACTTCTACCCAACAGCATCAGACGCATGTGATGATGACGTTACACCATACTACATCCAATCAGTACTCGGACCTGAAGAATTGGAGTGTCCGCTTGTAGCAGAAGTGATTTGGTCATTCTATGCTCAAGATGATTGTGGGAATGTAACTGGACCATTTGATGTTGTGTGCGAATTCTTCGACACGACTCCTCCAGAGTTCGTTGACTTCCCTGAAGATGTGCTCGTAGAGTGTATCGAAGATGTTCCAGCTCCAGAAGTAGTAGATGCAGAAGATGCATGTGCTGATGTGGTTTTAGTAGACATCTTCACAAGCGAAACAGGTTTCCCAACTGATTCATGTGTAGCATCAACGGCATTCGGACCTGGAGATGATTGGGCACTATGGCTACCAGTATTGGAGACAGAAGGTCTATCACCAACAGATGATTTCGTTCCAGTAGGAGACTTGACATTTGTTAAGTACAACGACGGAACAGCACGTTTGACTGGTTCAGTAGTAAACGATGAGAACCCAGCACAAGGATGGGACATTGACCTACACTTCGAGAACCAAGCAACATGGGCAGAGTGGGAAGCAATGGGCCGTTCTTACAAGGATGACCTAGGACTTGCAGCAGCAGGCGGTAACCTATGGACAACATGGGATTACTACGAGCTAGTAAACGGCTTCTCAACATTGACAGGTACAGGAGACTTCGCAGGCGACGTTCTTTACCTAGATCACATGCCATCAAGCTACTACTTCGGATTCCAGTGTGGAGAGGCAGCGAACAACCGCAACTCAAACTTCGGTATGAGCGGATGGTTCACTTACTCAGGATTCATCGGAGGTGAAGCAGTAGAAGGACACGGAGACGTAAACGTAGACAAGGAATGTGTTCCAACACAGGGTCAAGAGTGTGTGAACGATGATGAGTTCACTTACTACTACCGTGCAGAGGATTCATGTGGAAACGTAGCGTTCGAATCATACACTGTAACAGTAAACGATACAACAGCACCAGAATTCACTGTCGTACCAGAAGACATCACAGTAGAATGTGACGAGGTACCAGTACCAGTATTCGAAGGAGTTGAAGCAATCGACAACTGTGAGTGTGGGGTAGAAAGCATCGTATACATCGGCGAGACCCTCGTAGATGGAGGTAACGATTGTCTTTACCAGCTACAGCGTGAGTGGGCAGCATTCGACTGCTGTGGAAACCGCGCAGACTACGTACAAACAATCACTGTAGAAGACACCACAGCACCAGAGGTTACTTACGTACCAGCTGACGTGACTTACGAATGTGACGAAGAAGTACTAGTAGAACTAGCAGAAGGAGTAGACAACTGTCAGGACGTAGAGGTTACTTACGAAGATTCAATCGAAGAAGGTGACTGTCCACAGGAATACACGATCACACGTACGTTCTACCTATCAGACGGATGTGATAACGTATCTACAGCAACACAAACAATCTCAGTAGTTGATACAACAGCTCCAGTATTCGGAGATTACGAAGTATCAGTATCAGTAGAGTGTACAGAAGTTGACGAAGTAGAAGGACCAGACGCAACAGACAACTGTGGTGAGGTAACGATCACTTACGAAGACCAACTCCAATCAGGAGGATGTCTAGGAGTAATCGTACGTACCTACACAGCCGTAGATGAGTGTGGTAACGAAGTAACAACAGAGCAGTACATCACGATCTTGGATACGACACCACCGGTGATCGAGAATCCAGCAGACATGACAGTAGAGTGTGACGAAGTACCAGCAGCTCCAGGAGCAGACGGTATCGAGATCTACGACAACTGTGGTGAAGAAGTAGAGGTAACATTCACAGAAGAGATCATCGACGGTCTATGTGAAGACAGCTACACAATCGTATGGACATGGACAGCAACTGACTACTGTGAGAACATGTCAGAGGCTTCAACAACAATCACAGTACAAGACACAACAAACCCAGTATTCGTAGAAGTACCGGAAGATGTGACTTACGAGTGTGACGAAGAAGTACCAGCATGTAGCTCAGACGACGTAGTAGCAGAAGATAACTGTGACAACGACGTAGTAGTAGAATGTGAAGATCAGATCATCGACGGAGACTGTCCACAAGAGTACACGATCCAGCGTATCTACCGCGCATTCGATAACTGTGGTAACCAAGCGATCTACGTACAGAACATCTCAGTAGTTGACACCACTGCACCAATGTTCCCAGAACTAGCAGAGTTGACTTACGAGTGTGACGAAGAGATTCCAGTGATCCTACCAGACGCAACAGATAACTGTGGTGTGGTAACGGTTACTTACGAAGACTCAACAGTAGACGGAGAGTGTCCACAGGAATACACTATCACACGTACTTACACAGCAGAAGACGAGTGTGGAAACACAAGCTCAGCTTCACAGACAATCAACGTGGTTGACACAACTGCACCGGTATTCGATGAGTACTCAGTAGAAGTAGAAGCACCATGTGATAACGTAGACGTGGCGATCCTAACAGCTACAGATAACTGTGGTGAGGTAACTGTGACATACGAAGACACACCAGTGTCAGGAGGATGTGCAGGAACAATCATCCGTGATTACGTAGCAGTAGACGAGTGTGGAAACGAAGCAACAGCACAGCAGATCATCTCACTAGTTGATGAAGTAGCTCCTGTATTCGTTGAAGTACCTGCAGACATGACTTACGAGTGTGACCAGGAAGTACCAGCATGTAGCTCAGACGACGTAGCAGTTGAAGACAACTGTACAGAGGTTGAGGTTAGCTGTGCAGACGTTACAATCGACGGAGACTGTCCACAGGAATATACAATCGAGCGTACATACACAGCAGAAGATAACTGTGGAAACATCTCAACATACACACAGACGATCACAGTAGTTGATACAACAGCTCCTGAGTTCACAGAAGTACCAGCAGACGCAATGTACGAGTGTGATGAAGAGATCCCAGCAATCAACGCTGAAGCAGAAGATAACTGTGGTGATGTAACAGTAACATGGGAAGATTCAATCGCCGATGGAGACTGTCCACAAGAGTACACGATCACACGTACATTCACAGCAATGGACGAGTGTGGAAACTCAAGCACAGAGACACAGACAATCACAGTAGTTGATACAACAGCTCCTGAATTCACAATGGTACCAGCTGACGCCACTTACGAGTGTGACGAAGAAGTACTAGTGATGATGGCTGAAGCATCTGATAACTGTGGTGAAGTAACAGTTACATACGAAGATTCAACAGTAGAAGGTGAGTGTCCTCAAGAGTACACAATCACACGTACGTTCACTGCAGAAGATGAGTGTGGTAACTCAAGCACTGCAACACAGACAATCAACGTGTTTGACACCACTGCACCGGTATTCGATGAGTACCCAGTAGAGGTAGAAGCACCATGTGATAACGTAGACGTGGCGATCCTAACAGCTACAGATAACTGTGGTGAGGTAACTGTAACCTACGAAGACACACCAGTGTCAGGAGGATGTGCAGGAACAATCATCCGTGATTACGTAGCAGTAGACGAGTGTGGCAACGAATCAACAGCACAGCAGATCATCTCACTAGTTGATGAAGTAGCTCCTGTATTCGTTGAAGTACCTGCAGACATGACTTACGAGTGTGACCAGGAAGTACCAGCATGTAGCTCAGACGACGTAGCAGTTGAAGACAACTGTACAGAGGTTGAGGTTAGCTGTGCAGACGTTACAATCGACGGAGACTGTCCACAGGAATACACTATCGAGCGTACATACACAGCAGAAGATAACTGTGGAAACATCTCAACATACACACAGACGATCACAGTAGTTGATACAACAGCCCCTGAGTTCACAGACGTACCAGCAGACGCAACGTACGAGTGTGATGAAGAGATCCCAGCAATCAACGCTGAAGCAGAAGATAACTGTGGTGATGTAACAGTAACATGGGAAGATTCAATCGCCGATGGTGACTGTCCACAAGAGTACACGATCACACGTACATTCACAGCAATGGACGATTGTGGAAACTCAAGCACAGAGACACAGACAATCACAGTAGTTGATACAACAGCTCCTGAATTCACGGCAGTAGGTGAAGATGTAACGATTGAGTGTGACGAAGAGCTTCCAGCTCCATTCGCTGAAGCAACAGACAACTGCGGTGAAGTAACGATTGAGGTGTCTCCGGAGATCATCGATGGCGACTGTCCACAGGAGTACACAATGATCCGCACATACACAGCAATGGATGACTGCGGTAATTCAACTACAGCAACTCAAACAATCACAGTAATTGACACTACGGCACCGGTATTCGATGAGTACCCAATCCAAGTAGACGTTCCTTGTGATGAAGTAGATGTCATGACGATCACGGCAACAGACAACTGTGGTGAGGTAACAATCACCTACACTGAGTTCATGATCTCAGGTGGATGTGCTGGAAGCATGATTCGCGATTACGTTGCAGTTGATGAATGTGGAAATGAAGCTTATGCTCAGCAAATCATCAGCCTTGTTGATGAAGTAGCTCCAGAAGCTGAAAACGTTCCGGCAGATGCTACATTCGAATGTGATGAAGAGATCATCCTTGGTGAGCCAACCTTCACTGATAACTGTGATGATGACTTGGAAATCACTTACAACGAAGTAACGGAAGACCTCGATTGTTTCTACCAGATCATTCGCACTTGGACTGCCATTGATCACTGTGATAATGAAACAACCGTTTCTCAAGTCATTACAGTAACAGATACAACAGCTCCTTCTATTGAAGCCGGAGATGACATGACCATCGAGTGTACAGCGATCATTCCTGATCCATCGTTCGAGGTGTCTGACAACTGTGATGAAGACGTAATGGTTGACATCACTTCTGAAATGTTCGATGGTGATTGTCCGCAAGAGTACACGATGGTTCGCACGTACACTGCAACAGATGATTGTGGTAACGTTTCTGTAGATACTCAGACAATCACAGTAGTTGATACAACTGCTCCTGTATTCATTGCAGTAGCGGAAGATGTTACTGTTGAGTGTGATGAAGAGCTTCCTGCTCCTTTCGCTAGCGCGGAAGACAACTGTGGTGAAGTGACAATTGAAGTATCGCCAGAGATTATCGACGGGGAATGCGGAAATGAATACACAATGGTTCGCACTTACACTGCAACTGATGAATGTGGAAACGCCAGCACTGCGACGCAAACAATCACAGTAGTTGATACAACTGCTCCTGAATTCACGAACGTACCATCGAGCATGACAGTTGAATGTCTAAGCGATGTACCGGACATGATGACATTGGCAGCTACTGATAACTGTGGAGATGCAGAAGTAGTGTGTAATGAAGTAAGTGACCTTGACGATTGTGGTAACGGTGTAATCATCCGCACTTGCACTGCAACTGACGCTTGTGGAAACACAACTCAGGTGAGCTACTCAATCACAATCAACGATACCACTGCTCCTACACTTAATGATCTTCCAGAAGAGAACCTAGTGATCGATTGTGAGGATGATGTTCCTGCACCAGCAGATGTAACAGCAACTGACAACTGTGACAATGATCTTGAAGTGATCTTCACTGAAGAGATCATCGGAGACCTTCCTGCAGAGGGAAGTTCAGCAGATTGTGTAGCAACTACGCCAGAAGCTTACTTCGAAGGTGAAACGTGTGGTGGAACTGATCCTTGGAGCTTGGTACTATTCAACTTCGGTGGAGAAGAAGCTGCATTGTATAGCACAATCGAAGCAAACTGGGTTGAATACCCTGATGGTACAGCAACACTCACAGGTTCTGTATTCTGTAATGACAATCCTGATGCAGGATGGGAGATTAACGTAGCCTTCGAAAATGGCATGCCATGGACAGAGTGGTCTACACAAGGCTTCCCAACTGGATACAAAGATGATTGTGACATTGCAGGAGATAACTTCCTTGATTGGATGTACTACATCATGTCTGAAGGAGCTACACTCACAGGATGGGGTGATTACGAAGGAGCAACGCTCAACTTGGATCACGCACCGAGCAACCTATACTACGGTTACCAAGTAGGTGTTGCGGCAAACAACGTGAACGACAACTACGGATCTGGAGGATGGTTCACTTACAGTGGAGAATTCAACGGAGAGGAAGTGTACGGTTCAGGTGATTTTGCCTTCGATCACGATTGTTGTCCTCAGTACTCAGTAGAGCGCACTTGGTGTGTAACTGATTGTTCTGGAAATGAAACTTGCTTCACGCAAATGATCTCATTCGATGACTTGAGTGATGACAACCCATTGGTTGATCTAGACTTCGAAGAGATGGCAGCTGAGCGTGGTGATTTCGAGATTGTTCGTCTTTCTCCGAACCCAGCAGAAAGCTACGCTCGAGTTGAAGTAATGGCTTACAAAGGAACTCCAGTTCGTATCGAGCTGGTTGACCTCAACGGTAAAGTGGTTGACGTGATCTTCGAAGGTGACCTTTCAAGAGGTCAGACGTTCAGAACGATTGTCAACACAAACAACCTATACAACGGCGTTTACACCGTGAGAGCATACTCTCAAATGCATGCTGATGTAACGAAGCTTGTCATCCAGAAATAA